Proteins encoded together in one Vitis vinifera cultivar Pinot Noir 40024 chromosome 4, ASM3070453v1 window:
- the LOC100266840 gene encoding CBS domain-containing protein CBSX6: MASVFLYHVVGDLTVGKPELVEFPETETVESAIRVIGESAEGSIPIWKRRSHVGVMEKSEMRQQRFVGILNSLDIVAFLARDACLVDQEKAMKTPVSEVVVPNNSLLREVDPATRLIDALEMMKHGLKRLLVPKSVVWKGMSKRFSILYNGKWLKNLDASSSSTNLAPNANRPSSSSTPSSRNKFCCLSREDVIRFVIGCLGALAPLPLSSISSLGAISPNYYSIEASFPAIQVTQKLPQDPSAVAVVESTPDGQYKIIGEISACKLWKCDYLAAAWALANLSAGQFVMGVEDNVTSRSLPHFSVNLTGGENNMANGGASTRQRKFSSRSIGFFSNPASPSFGASRSMYRGRSAPLTCKVTSSLAAVMAQMLSHRATHVWVTEAESEDILVGVVGYADILAAVIKQPAPVIPSTTPSGEGYATEIQN; the protein is encoded by the exons ATGGCATCGGTGTTTCTGTATCACGTGGTGGGCGATCTGACGGTGGGGAAGCCGGAGCTGGTGGAGTTTCCGGAGACAGAGACTGTGGAATCAGCAATTCGGGTCATCGGAGAATCGGCAGAAGGCAGTATACCTATTTGGAAGAGAAGGTCACATGTGGGTGTGATGGAAAAATCGGAAATGAGGCAACAAAGGTTTGTGGGCATCCTCAATTCTCTTGATATTGTTGCTTTTCTGGCCAGAGATGCATGTTTAGTGGATCAGGAGAAGGCCATGAAGACCCCGGTTTCAGAGGTTGTTGTTCCCAACAATTCTCTATTGAGAGAGGTTGATCCTGCAACAAG ATTGATAGACGCCCTGGAGATGATGAAGCATGGTTTGAAGCGTCTTCTTGTTCCCAAGAGCGTGGTATGGAAAGGCATGAGCAAGCGATTCTCAATTCTCTACAATGGCAAGTGGCTCAAGAACCTTGATGCCTCCAGCAGCAGCACCAACCTTGCTCCAAATGCCAACCGGCCTTCCTCATCCTCCACCCCGTCCAGCCGCAACAAGTTTTGCTGTCTTTCAAGAGAAGATGTCATCCGTTTTGTCATTGGTTGCCTTGGTGCACTAGCTCCATTGCCTCTTTCTTCCATCTCCTCCCTTGGAGCCATCAGCCCAAACTACTACTCCATTGAAGCCTCCTTCCCAGCCATCCAAGTCACCCAAAAGCTGCCCCAGGATCCTAGTGCAGTTGCTGTTGTGGAGTCCACACCAGATGGCCAATATAAGATCATTGGGGAGATCTCTGCCTGCAAACTATGGAAATGTGATTACTTAGCTGCGGCATGGGCTTTAGCCAACCTCTCTGCAGGGCAGTTTGTGATGGGAGTTGAGGATAACGTGACCTCAAGATCCCTTCCTCATTTTTCAGTGAATTTAACTGGTGGTGAGAACAATATGGCTAATGGGGGTGCCTCAACAAGGCAACGCAAGTTTAGTAGCAGGAGCATTGGATTTTTTAGTAACCCAGCAAGCCCAAGTTTTGGGGCTAGTAGGAGCATGTATAGGGGCAGAAGTGCACCCTTAACATGTAAAGTTACGAGTTCGTTGGCTGCAGTCATGGCTCAGATGCTGTCTCATAGGGCAACCCATGTGTGGGTGACTGAGGCCGAAAGTGAAGACATCTTAGTTGGGGTGGTGGGTTATGCCGACATCTTGGCTGCTGTGATCAAACAGCCTGCACCTGTTATTCCATCAACAACTCCATCTGGTGAGGGCTATGCAACTGAGATTCAAAACTAG